One part of the Algibacter sp. L1A34 genome encodes these proteins:
- a CDS encoding MmcQ/YjbR family DNA-binding protein — MNIEQLRNYCLEKKGTTEDFPFDEDTLVFKVLGKMFVLVGLSKWERGEASINLKADPEYSQELRAEHESIRPGFHMSKKHWNTIYIHEGELSPEFIFKLIDHSYDMVLKGMSKKMRESL, encoded by the coding sequence ATGAATATCGAGCAACTCCGTAATTACTGCCTAGAAAAGAAAGGAACTACCGAGGATTTTCCGTTTGATGAAGATACTTTAGTATTCAAAGTATTAGGTAAAATGTTTGTTTTGGTTGGATTATCAAAATGGGAGCGTGGTGAGGCATCAATAAATCTAAAAGCAGATCCAGAATACTCCCAAGAATTACGTGCAGAACATGAAAGCATCCGTCCGGGGTTTCATATGAGTAAAAAACATTGGAATACTATTTATATTCACGAAGGTGAATTATCACCTGAATTTATCTTCAAGCTTATCGATCATTCCTACGATATGGTTCTAAAAGGTATGAGTAAAAAAATGCGTGAATCTTTATAA
- a CDS encoding GNAT family N-acetyltransferase, which translates to MIEISTDKSKLQIDVVHHFITNAYWAKGRTVAEVKKTIEHCFCFGVYLDDKQIGFARIATDYTVFAYLMDVFILKEHRGKGYSKELIEFIHEAEELKSCKVWMLKTADAHGLYKQFGYTALRNPEKVMERILK; encoded by the coding sequence ATGATTGAAATTTCAACAGATAAAAGTAAACTTCAAATAGATGTTGTTCATCACTTCATAACCAATGCCTATTGGGCAAAAGGTAGAACAGTTGCTGAGGTTAAAAAAACTATAGAGCATTGTTTTTGTTTTGGTGTATATCTTGATGATAAGCAAATTGGTTTTGCAAGAATAGCTACAGATTATACTGTTTTCGCGTATTTAATGGATGTTTTTATTCTTAAAGAACATCGTGGCAAAGGCTATTCAAAAGAATTAATTGAATTTATTCATGAAGCTGAAGAATTAAAATCATGCAAAGTGTGGATGTTAAAGACGGCCGATGCTCATGGTTTGTATAAGCAGTTTGGTTATACGGCATTGAGGAATCCAGAAAAAGTAATGGAGCGAATTTTGAAATGA
- a CDS encoding DUF4230 domain-containing protein, with translation MEAFLGIIIGILATMGVVTYTKSLKKKSLVNAQSVLLLDKIKKVCKFITVEGDFAEIYHYEDVKERFLKLVSSRKKALVIINAKAHVGYDLAKIELRADTESKKIILEHFPQPEILSIETNLNYYDKSDGIFNRFEASDLTGLHKEAKLHIQDKVPESGLIEVAQKEALETILLMETIVETIGWELDYSALKIEEKGKKLIK, from the coding sequence ATGGAAGCATTTTTAGGCATAATAATCGGAATTTTGGCGACAATGGGTGTTGTAACTTATACCAAGTCGCTTAAAAAGAAAAGCTTAGTAAACGCGCAGTCTGTTTTGTTGCTAGACAAGATTAAAAAGGTGTGTAAGTTTATTACAGTTGAAGGTGATTTTGCTGAAATTTATCATTATGAAGATGTTAAAGAGCGTTTTTTAAAATTAGTAAGTAGTCGAAAAAAAGCACTAGTTATCATTAATGCCAAAGCGCATGTAGGATACGATTTAGCTAAAATTGAATTAAGGGCAGATACTGAAAGTAAGAAGATTATTTTAGAACATTTCCCGCAACCTGAAATTTTATCTATTGAGACTAATTTGAATTATTACGATAAATCTGACGGGATTTTTAATAGGTTTGAAGCATCAGATTTAACAGGTCTACATAAAGAAGCCAAACTTCATATTCAGGACAAAGTACCTGAAAGTGGACTTATTGAAGTTGCGCAAAAGGAAGCCTTAGAAACCATTTTACTTATGGAAACCATTGTGGAAACTATTGGATGGGAATTGGATTATTCGGCTTTAAAAATTGAAGAAAAAGGTAAAAAGTTGATCAAGTAA
- a CDS encoding cyclase family protein yields the protein MQTTIQYNSRKLQIDLTKPIDISIAIEASKQSVNAWYIDGPKIEPAKDGEWVASVKDGAAINFNNIIFNPHAHGTHTECVGHITEKVHSINQNLKQFFFLAEVITVAPERLDDDFVISKKQLQYALGNKKRDAVVIRTLPNTKGKLSRQYSNTNPTYILEEAAIYLREKGVKHLLVDLPSVDKEKDEGELLAHNAFWNTKGKLRMDATITEFVYVENRVEDGEYFLNLQIASFENDATPSKPVLYKVESV from the coding sequence ATGCAAACAACAATTCAATATAATTCAAGAAAACTTCAAATAGATTTAACAAAACCAATAGATATTTCGATTGCAATTGAAGCGTCAAAACAGAGTGTGAATGCTTGGTATATAGACGGTCCAAAAATTGAGCCTGCTAAAGATGGCGAATGGGTTGCTAGTGTAAAAGATGGCGCGGCTATTAATTTTAATAATATAATTTTTAATCCACATGCTCACGGTACGCATACCGAATGTGTTGGGCATATTACCGAAAAAGTGCATTCTATTAACCAAAATTTAAAACAATTTTTCTTTTTGGCAGAAGTTATTACTGTAGCTCCAGAGCGTTTAGATGACGATTTTGTTATTTCTAAAAAGCAACTACAATATGCATTAGGAAATAAAAAACGTGATGCTGTAGTTATTCGTACCTTACCAAATACTAAAGGGAAATTATCACGACAATATTCAAATACAAACCCGACATATATATTAGAGGAAGCCGCTATTTACTTGCGTGAAAAAGGTGTAAAACATTTATTGGTAGATTTGCCGAGTGTAGATAAAGAAAAGGACGAAGGCGAACTTTTGGCACATAATGCTTTTTGGAATACCAAAGGGAAATTAAGAATGGATGCTACAATAACCGAATTTGTTTACGTGGAAAACCGTGTAGAGGATGGCGAGTATTTTTTGAATCTACAAATTGCTTCTTTTGAGAATGATGCAACGCCAAGTAAGCCTGTTTTATACAAAGTAGAGTCAGTTTAA
- the hemW gene encoding radical SAM family heme chaperone HemW — protein MKYSEASERQGGAIYIHIPFCKQACFYCDFHFSTSLKKKDELIQCLVKELELRKNKLENFTIETIYFGGGTPSLLTVSEIQLLIDTVYENYDVLENPEITLEANPDDLSTEVILQLAKSPINRLSIGIQSFFEDDLKSMNRAHNTEEAKRCLEEATQYFDNITIDLIYGIPNMSLEKWDKNLEIAFGFGINHISSYALTVEPKTALDTFVKNGSYPPIDEGLALEHFNHLVEKIEAQGFVHYEISNFGKPDYFSKHNTSYWQGKPYLGIGPSAHSFYGNERSWHVSNNIKYIQAIQKNELPNTIEILSKKDQFNEYVMTGLRTIWGVSFNRVEVEFGDVFLQHLKKYSNKFIKEGLLVISNENEQIAQSKLDTDLKSKASHQILKTTQKGKFLVDGIASELFMI, from the coding sequence ATTAAATATTCCGAGGCATCGGAAAGGCAAGGAGGCGCTATTTATATTCATATACCTTTTTGTAAACAAGCCTGTTTTTATTGTGATTTTCATTTTTCAACCTCATTAAAAAAGAAAGATGAATTAATTCAATGTTTGGTGAAAGAGTTAGAATTAAGAAAGAATAAACTAGAAAACTTTACCATTGAAACCATTTATTTTGGAGGAGGAACACCAAGCTTGTTAACGGTTAGTGAAATTCAATTATTAATAGATACTGTTTATGAGAATTATGATGTTCTCGAAAATCCGGAAATTACACTAGAAGCTAATCCAGACGATTTATCAACTGAGGTTATTCTTCAGCTTGCTAAAAGCCCAATAAACCGTTTAAGCATTGGTATTCAATCTTTTTTTGAAGACGATTTAAAAAGCATGAATCGTGCTCATAATACTGAAGAAGCAAAGCGTTGCCTAGAGGAAGCTACGCAGTATTTTGATAATATAACCATCGATTTAATTTACGGTATTCCAAATATGAGTTTGGAAAAATGGGATAAGAATTTAGAAATTGCATTTGGTTTTGGAATCAATCATATTTCGAGTTATGCCTTAACTGTAGAGCCAAAAACGGCATTAGATACTTTTGTTAAGAACGGCAGCTATCCACCAATAGACGAAGGTTTGGCTTTAGAACATTTTAATCATTTAGTTGAAAAAATTGAGGCTCAAGGTTTCGTGCATTATGAGATTTCAAACTTCGGAAAACCCGATTATTTCTCTAAACATAATACAAGTTATTGGCAAGGGAAACCTTATTTAGGCATTGGCCCATCGGCACATTCCTTTTATGGAAATGAGCGTAGTTGGCATGTTTCAAATAACATAAAATACATACAAGCCATTCAAAAAAATGAATTGCCTAACACGATAGAAATACTTTCTAAAAAAGATCAATTTAACGAGTATGTGATGACGGGTTTGAGAACCATTTGGGGTGTTTCATTTAATAGAGTTGAGGTTGAATTTGGAGACGTATTTCTTCAGCATTTAAAAAAATATTCAAATAAATTTATAAAAGAAGGCTTGTTAGTTATTTCGAATGAAAACGAGCAAATAGCTCAGAGTAAATTGGATACCGATTTAAAAAGTAAGGCTAGTCACCAAATTCTAAAAACAACTCAAAAAGGGAAGTTTCTTGTTGACGGAATTGCTTCCGAATTATTTATGATTTAA
- the ruvC gene encoding crossover junction endodeoxyribonuclease RuvC, with product MKPERIILGIDPGTTIMGFGLIKVVGKNMEFLQMNELDLKKYSDHYLKLKLIFERTIELIDTHNPDEIAIEAPFFGKNVQSMLKLGRAQGVAMAAGLSREIPITEYLPKKIKMAITGSGNASKEQVAKMLQSLLGLKTLPKNLDSTDGLAAAVCHFYNSGRVEIGKSYTGWDAFVKQNATRVAKRTLKK from the coding sequence ATGAAACCAGAAAGAATTATTTTAGGGATAGATCCAGGTACAACCATTATGGGATTTGGGTTAATAAAAGTAGTTGGAAAGAACATGGAGTTTCTTCAAATGAACGAATTGGATTTAAAAAAATACAGCGATCACTATTTAAAATTAAAACTCATTTTCGAGCGTACCATCGAACTTATAGACACACATAACCCAGATGAAATAGCTATTGAAGCACCTTTTTTCGGTAAGAACGTACAAAGTATGCTGAAGTTGGGTAGAGCTCAAGGTGTTGCAATGGCAGCAGGTTTAAGCCGCGAAATTCCTATTACAGAATATTTACCTAAAAAGATAAAAATGGCTATTACTGGAAGCGGAAATGCTAGTAAGGAACAAGTTGCTAAAATGCTTCAGAGTCTATTAGGTTTAAAAACGCTTCCAAAAAATTTAGATTCAACCGATGGGTTGGCAGCAGCTGTCTGTCATTTTTATAATTCCGGTCGGGTAGAAATTGGTAAAAGTTACACGGGTTGGGATGCTTTTGTAAAACAGAATGCAACTAGAGTTGCTAAAAGAACTTTAAAAAAATAA